cctttgacggatccatggacaaccccacaaaggcccaaatgtggttgacgtccatagagactattttccggtacatgaagtgcccagaagaccagaaggtgcagtgtgcagtcttcttcttggaggacaggggcaccgcctggtgggagaccgcggagagaatgctagggggcgatgtaagcaaaataacatgggagcagttcaaggagaacttctatgctaagtttttctccgccaatgtgaagcacgccaagctgcaagagttcctaaacttggagcaaggcgacatgacggtggagcagtacgacgccgagttcgatatgctgtcccgctttgctcccgatatggtaagagatgaggctgccaggacggagaaatttgttagaggactcaggctagaccttcagggcattgtcagagccctccgcccagccacgcatgctgatgcactacgtatagcactggatttgagcctgcctgagagagccgatgcgtctaaggctgccggcagagggtcagccttgggacagaagagaaaggttgagacgcagcctgacgtagcaccgcagcgaacactgaggtcaggaggtgtcttccagagacaccgacgggagcttgcagcagccgggaggactctgagagagctacccgcttgtactacctgcgggagagtccacggaggtcgttgcttggctggaagtggagtctgctttaggtgcagacagccggggcacactgctgatatgtgtcctcggaaaccctttgagacgacaccgccccagccttctgcggcccagcaggggagagttttcgccactacccggcaggaggccgagcgagctggcactgtggtgacaggtacgctcccaattttggggcactatgcttttgtgctatttgactctgggtcatcccactcgtttatatcctccgttttcgttcagcatgtgggtttagaggtagagcctttgggtagtgttttgtcggtttctactccatctggggaggtcctgttgtccaaagaacaaataaaggcatgtcgggtagagatagcgaatcgtatgttagacgtgaccttgctagtgttagacatgcaggattttgatgtgatactaggcatggattggctgtcagccaaccatgccaatatagactgttatggcaaggaTGTTGTtttcaaccctccctccgaggctagtttcaaattcaggggggcaggtatggtatgtatacccaaggtcatctcagccatgaaggccagtaaactactcagccagggtacttggggtattttggcaagcgtagtggatgtgagagagccagaagtttccctatcctCCGAACCcgtggtaagagagtaccccgacgttttcccagacgaactcccaggacttccgccccccagagaggtagacttcgccatcgagttagagccgggcactgctcctatctcgagggccccttacagaatggctccagccgaactaaaggagttgaaggtccaattacaggagttgctggacaaaggcttcatccggcccagtgtgtcgccttggggagccccagtattgttcgtgaagaagaaggatgggtcaatgcgcctttgtattgactaccgagagctgaacaaggtgacagtcaaaaaccgctaccccttgcccaggattgatgacctgttcgatcagttgcagggagccaccgtcttctccaagatcgacctgcgatcaggctatcaccagttgaggattagggacggtgacatccccaagacggcctttcgatcgaggtacggacattacgaattcgttgtgatgtctttcggcttgactaacgctcctgcagtattcatggatctgatgaacagggtgtttaaggagtttctagactcgttcgtcatagtcttcattgacgacatcctcatttactcaaaaactgaggctgagcacgaggagcacttacaccaagttttggagacccttcgagccaacaagttgtatgccaagttctccaagtgtgaattctggttaaggaaggtgacatttcttggccatgtggtttccagtgagggagtttcagtagatcccgcaaagattgaagcggtgaccaactggactcgaccgtccacggttagtgaaattcgaagttttctgggcttggcgggttactacaggaggttcgtggaagacttctcacgtatagccagcccgttgacccagttgaccaggaagggaaccccttttgtctggagcccagcttgcgagaagagctttcaggagctcaaacagaagctagtgactgcaccggtcctgacagtgcccgatggttcgggaaactttgtaatctatagtgacgcctccaagaagggactaggttgtgtcctgatgcagcagggtaaggtagttgcttatgcctcccgccagttgaagatccatgagcagaactaccctacccatgacttggagttggcagctgtagtctttgcactgaagatatggaggcactatctgtacggtgagaagattcagatttacaccgatcataagagcctgaagtacttcttcacccagaaggagttgaacatgaggcagaggaggtggcttgagttggtgaaagactacgactgcgagatcctataccacccaggtaaagcgaatgtagtggctgatgcgctaagtaggaaagttgcacattcagcagcgctaatcaccaagcagacccccttactcagggactttgagagggcagagattgcagtctcagtaggtgaggttaccgcacagttggctcagttgacagtccagccaaccttgaggcaaaagatcattgctgctcagctgaatgatccttatctggcagagaagcgtcgcgtggtagagacagagcaaggtgaaggcttctccatatcctctgacgatggccttatgtttgaaggacgcctctgtgtgccggaagacagcgcagttaagacggagcttttgactgaggctcacagttccccgtttaccatgcaccctgggagtacgaagatgtaccaggacttaaggagtgtctattggtggaggggcatgaagagggatgtggcagaatttgtcagtagatgcttggtgtgccagcaggtgaaggcacctaggcagcatccagcagggttgttgcaacccttgagtgtgccagggtggaagtgggagagtgtgtcgatggattttattacgggactgcccaagaccctaaggggctacacggtgatctgggtcgtggtcgacagactcacgaagtcggcccatttcgtgccagggaaatccacttacactgccagtaagtgggggcagctatatatgacagagattgtgagactacatggagtacccgtatccatcatttcagacagagacgcccgtttcacatcgaagttctggaaaggacttcaacttgcattaggtacgaggttggacttcagcacggcattccaccctcagactgatggtcagacagagagattgaaccagattttagaagacatgttgcgagcctgcgtactagagttttcaggaagttgggactcccatctgcatctgatggagtttgcctataacaacagctaccaggctactatcggtatggcaccgttcgaggctctgtatggcaagtgctgtagatcccctgtctgctggggcgaggttggagagcagaggatgctaggccccgaattagtgcagacgaccaacgcagccatactgaagatccgagctcgtatgctgacagcacagagcagacagaagagttatgctgatgtacgacgtaaggatctcgagttcgaagtaggagatatggtctttctgaaggttgcacccatgaagggtgttctgaggttcgcaaagaaggggaagctgagtccacgcttcgtagggccgttcgagatactggagcggattggccccgtggcttatcgcttggcgctacccccatcccttgctgcagtgcacgacgtatttcatatctccatgctgaggaaatatgtcgcagacccaacacacgtggtggacttcgagccactacagtttagcgagaacttgagctacgaggagcagcctgtcgaggtcttggcaagagaggtcaagaagcttcgcagtcgagaaatcccactggtcaagatcctttggcagaaccatggagtggaagaggccacgtgggagaaagaagaggacatgagagcccagtaccccgagctgttcgaggattagaactttcgaggacgaaagttttctaaggaggggagattgtaacgccccgccAAATTTGTCTTCCCTTTTTATCGTCTTAAGAGtaaaattcttgaaatttctttcgaattgaggaaatttttacttgtgattaatgaagatttagagatttttgtgggtgatttaatttgttaagttggttgttatttggactaaagtaggaagaaaaaaaaaaggggggataaaagaaataatatttatgttttttatttagtattaattcttttataaaagGGGGCTTTGGAAAGCGTGTAGTTCACCTCTTCCCcaagaagtgaaaaaaaaaaaaaagaagaaaaccctaaatcCCATTCTcccccgccgccgccgccgctagTCAACCGCCGTAGGTCACCACGCCGGTCTCCCAGCAGCGTCGAAGATCGGTCCACGTCGAGCCGCCGCGCGCCAAGGATCGaagccgccgcacgccaagGATCGAAGCCGCCTTCAGTCGGGAGTCGCAAGCCGAAGCCGAAGCCCatcgcgtctgcaagccgaatcgTGGCGGCCAGCCGAAGCCGAATCGCGTCGCTTCGTTTCGACGCCGAGCAGCCCCCGTCCGCAgccgccgagcgaagccgcatTTAAGCCGGACCACCGCAACCCGTCGCGCAACCCGAGTCCGGAAGTCAGCGTCACTCTGCGCGAAGATCAGacccgaccgaagacccgctcCGCGACCCGAGCCAACGCGCGCCGTATTCCGgaaaccgacccgcgcccgcgtgcacccgcgtgtgagccgcgccgcgcgcttctgcgtagccgagccgcgtctccctcctgttgcaagccgagccgcacgcgtagttcctgtccaagctgagccgcgcctgtctgcaccgcgagccgagccgatctccagcctccaagccgagccggttcctgccctattttccagccgagccgccaagcttattttggctcctcccacctatttttggtaaattaagtATTTATTTTGGGCATTTCCCCAATACGACCCAATGTTTTGGgcgctaaataatttaatttggactaaattaaattatttttcctaaggaacgtcttggaccgagtaactgctgcagcgggagattttcttcagtaggggctcaaccactgcaaccttttctggggtaagttatttcaaccgAGTTTTAACCGTTAGCCGTTGGTGACTTATTTACGaactttggcgttattaaatatttaggatcccgttgcttggaaagcacacgtgtcttgcggttaggactcgtcgagtgaatctccaggtaagagattctactactagtttcatgtttgaagtatgagactgtgtatgccctatgttgcatattgaggatttgacagtatgatgcctgaaataaacgctagtatgatgcaaatgacgatatagttgtgctatagcctgttatgtgtggcaagatccaTTATgcttacgacgaatgtcgggacggagaatgtagaaatgattatgtgacatgttatatgctgatgccatgtgtatgtatactgcaattagggtacctgttagcttgattctgttagagtcgtacctgcatgggtgtccttcgggatcaccacctattgaggactgtgtggtccgacgggacgccagtctagcatgatatagacatgactcgagtgactcgacggggtcctcgcatcccgactgtcctaggtgtccccgggcaccgaagaccagagttacgttcctacgggagcgcatgattgcacgtgttcgggaacgtgccagagattgggtaccagttatcaggactctaacaggaagttaacaggcacctagtgggactagtagtgggtcccttactgagtatttttatactcattctctccattttatgttttcaggtagaggacgaggcaagggcaagggcaaactggcgagcgacccgaagtgagaccgaggagggccatagggactaccgcttccgcttatttcttatttcagattttagcatttgagtttgagtactttttttatttttcactatcttttatgtagatagggcccgagtaggatttcagaacgtttttacatttttgcacgactaccttgtttatgcttttataaatgaatttcttgaaccgtatgcttttaataaaattttatgacttaaaccacttgttctatattgagtaatgacttcgattcagtataaggagttgggtcgttacaaaaacaatataaaaaaaaataagaaaaacgaaaagaaaaatgTCGGCCAGAAAACCGAGTGATAACATGGTGGAGATTCTAGATCAATCGAGCTAAGaatacaaacaaaacaaaatatgtTGCTGAGATTGGAGATTGGAGGTCCTTCGCAATGTTCACATCGTGAGTGACTGCCTGCTGTTACAGCCACCATGCCATTAATTGTTTGGGACCCGGCCCTTCTATCACTAATTGCATTTTCGACTATATATTATTTGCCATCTATTTATTTGTCTAATCTTTATTTGTAACGTCACAaatgtttctctctctttctctctctcttcttttttttttttttttttttttttttaattttaattttatcttaATGTGATACATGAAAATGATTTGTATCGTGATATCTGTTCATTTCTATTTGTTTTATCGATGAATACATAAGTCTATATATAGTAATTATGGTTGGATTAACAGATGAGACTAaaataacctttttttttcttgacacaGCCATTACATTTTCCCTTTTCAATTGGTTCTGAGTTGTTTGTTGGTTGTTTCATTCCATCTTTTGTTCTTACATTGTAAGGACACAATTCATTTTATCAGATAAATCAACATAAATTGTTCATTACAttctataatattttattttatctaatAAGTATTGTCCAAATAAATACGTTAAAAACATCTGCACAAAAtcataattttattaaatataaaatgtaACACTTTTATATGTTCTAAGGATATTTCTAGAAGAAAATCATTAAATTTGTAGCCGTAAATAATTTACACATATATCTATAAAAAGACAAACGTGCATTATTAGTAAATacaaagaaaaaggaacaagAAAAAATTATAACAGTATGGTCGTTGTCCATACACAGAATAGATCAAAGCCAAGGAGTGTTAACCAATGGAGTCACAACAGACTTAGTTTGAAGATACTTGTTAATTGCGTGCATTCCAGAGTCCCTTCCAAACCCACTCTCCTTATAGCCTCCAAATGGGCAGCTTGGATCAAAAGCAAAGTAACAATTTATCCAAATCGTACCCGCTCGGATCGATCTTGACACCGTGTTTGCTATGTCTAAACTATTGGTCACTATCCCAGCTGCTAGCCCATACTTGGTATTGTTTGCACTCCTTATTCCATCTTCAATTGTCCTATCACACAGAACAAATCTCAGAGTGTTAAGTTGATAGATTAGCGTGTGTGAATTTAATCTTGAATTGGTATACAGATTTTGATGTTACTTGAATTTAATGACGGAGAGAACCGGTCCGAATATTTCATCTTGAGCAATCAGTGAGTCTTCCTGAGGATTACAGTTAACTAATTAACATAAAGTCTAGTGAGAtagataattaataataaataaatgatgtAGAAAAACAGAGGATCTTATGAACTAAAGGGCAGCCGGCAGACCTCGACATCTGTAAAGATTGTGGGTTCAATGTAATAGCCCACATTGCCTATACGGTTGCCCCCAGTTACCAATGTCGCTCCTTCTCTTTTACCGTGTTCTATGTATTTCAAAATCTTATCCATTTGCTTTTTATCCACctgcatttttttttcaattagtttCATTTGGGAATTTGATTCTTTTATGTAAAACTTCTACCCTTATTACCTGGGGTCCATATTTAACTTTTGGATCAAAAGGGTCTCCTACAAGCCAAGATTTTGCTTTTTCAGTTATCTTTTTCACAAACTCGTCATAGATTCCTTCTTGAACTAAAACTCGGGAGCCAGCCACACAAATTTCTCCCTGTACAAGTATAACGTTTTAAGATTCAAGTCAATTATAGATATGTTTGGAAGTGATTGTTTTTAATATACCTTATTGTAAAAGATGGCAAGGAGAGCTAGATCAGTGGCTTTTTGGAGATCGGCATCATTAAAGATCAAAAGTGGTGATTTGCCTCCTAATTCTAAGGACACTTGCTTCAGATTACTGGCACTTGCTGCCTGCATTATCAATCTTCCCACTTTGGTTGATCCTGTGAAGCTCACCTGAAAAGTTCAATACAACATCAATTAATTAATCTAAGTCGTCGTAACACTATCTCTCCTTTCCACACGTTTAGTTAGAAAAAATTACATTAGccaatataatataatataatataatataatataaaagaaCTGAACATggtaaaatttaaatcaaacttttAAAAGTCTAATTGTAATAGATGCTTTAGATTGTTAATAAAAATATAGGAgtgataaatatatttaaaacgTTGTATATAGTAAATTCTTATGGAATATAATAGTTACCTTGTCAATGTCCATGTGGTTGGCAATGCTTGAACCTGCTGTCGACCCATATCCAGTCACAACGTTGAGTACTCCATCGGGTATACCAgccttttaaaatataaatacgtccaaaataaatattaaattcataagacaaaatatatatatatatatatatataataatgataGTAAAATACACTTTGAGAGAAACCATATGATTGGACTAGAAAAGTCCACATGTGCTACCTAAACATCACAAAATACTactattatgaaaaaaaaaccaaaaagacATGTAGGACAAAA
The sequence above is drawn from the Cucumis melo cultivar AY chromosome 2, USDA_Cmelo_AY_1.0, whole genome shotgun sequence genome and encodes:
- the LOC103501546 gene encoding aldehyde dehydrogenase family 2 member C4 — translated: MDHNNSHTHSNGKKSDSHLNIPQIKFTKLFINGQFVDSVSGKTFDTIDPRTEEVIATVAAGDKEDVDLAVKAARQAFDHGPWPRMSGAERGRIMTKLAGLIDEHMEELAALDTIDAGKSFLLGKIVDIPGAANTLRYYAGAADKFHGEVLKMAKPLHGYTLMEPIGVVGHIIPWNFPTTMFWLKVSPALAAGCTMIVKPAEQTPLSALFYAHLAKLAGIPDGVLNVVTGYGSTAGSSIANHMDIDKVSFTGSTKVGRLIMQAASASNLKQVSLELGGKSPLLIFNDADLQKATDLALLAIFYNKGEICVAGSRVLVQEGIYDEFVKKITEKAKSWLVGDPFDPKVKYGPQVDKKQMDKILKYIEHGKREGATLVTGGNRIGNVGYYIEPTIFTDVEEDSLIAQDEIFGPVLSVIKFKTIEDGIRSANNTKYGLAAGIVTNSLDIANTVSRSIRAGTIWINCYFAFDPSCPFGGYKESGFGRDSGMHAINKYLQTKSVVTPLVNTPWL